In the Mycobacteriales bacterium genome, GCCCGGGTGATGGCTCAGTGGGGCCGCGTCGACGTCCTGGTCAACAACGCGGGCATCGCCGGACCCGCCGGGCCTCTGGAGGACGTAACGCCGGCGCAGTGGGACGAGGTGCTGGCCGTCAACGTGACCGGAAGCTTCCGGTGCGCCCAGTATGCGGTCCGGATCATGAAGACCCAGCGGCCCGAAGGCGGGCGCATCATCAACATCGGCTCGGTCGCCGCGCAGCGACCGCGGCCCGACAGCGTCTCCTACGCCGTCTCCAAGCACGCCATGACCGGGCTGACCGCGTCGATCGGCCTCGAAGGCCGTAGCCACCTGATCAGCTGTACCCAGATCGACATCGGCAACGCCGCAAGCTCCATGACGGAGTCGATCGCGGCCGGTATCGGCCAGGCCGACGGCACGAGCGCCGCCGAGCCGACCTTCGATCCGGTCCACGTCGGTGAGCTGGTGGCCCACCTCGCCGCGCTCCCGGTCAC is a window encoding:
- a CDS encoding SDR family oxidoreductase, coding for MTDRDPAPVPTAVVTGAGTGLGRQSALALAAAGFRVALLGRTAATLEETAALVVPPATPPLALPTDVSDLTAVDDAFARVMAQWGRVDVLVNNAGIAGPAGPLEDVTPAQWDEVLAVNVTGSFRCAQYAVRIMKTQRPEGGRIINIGSVAAQRPRPDSVSYAVSKHAMTGLTASIGLEGRSHLISCTQIDIGNAASSMTESIAAGIGQADGTSAAEPTFDPVHVGELVAHLAALPVTVSVPQTTILATGMPFLGRG